From Penicillium psychrofluorescens genome assembly, chromosome: 1, one genomic window encodes:
- a CDS encoding uncharacterized protein (ID:PFLUO_001360-T1.cds;~source:funannotate): MSGASSQAYDAYAPDGSLPADHPFMTRESPMFQLDAVESKPREDHFPSQTWWKGDSSAYAMGYMPPIASNPYGGRFASWNSGVSTISEPQSPRSINSGSLPAMSCYTSPPYRHEDSTISTLEHEHASYQTPDNLTVPNPRVYEVLPENHLSPYSEVHSDLDTWSCSHSDRYPTPEQAWASPMQPETVAAAPKYSRRSKTRCSSTDRVQKSAAQRRPKSAPGRGRKRRGATSTPNDENWPRVFVCSFASYGCESTFASKNEWKRHVTSQHLQLGFYRCDVGKCSVLLNHTRSGYLHSPSTSSATPSPGQPNDFNRKDLFTQHQRRMHAPWLQSGQRRTPGDAEHAAFENSLEQVRQRCWLTLRQPPAVSHCGFCGQSFSGEGSWDARMEHVGRHFERENPEQRGNEGEDQFVRDWGLREGILSLADGQIRLASLVRSD, encoded by the coding sequence ATGTCTGGTGCTTCTTCCCAGGCCTATGATGCCTACGCTCCAGATGGTTCTCTTCCGGCCGACCACCCTTTTATGACTCGAGAGTCTCCCATGTTTCAGCTGGACGCCGTGGAGTCCAAACCCCGGGAAGATCACTTTCCTTCCCAAACATGGTGGAAGGGTGATTCATCCGCTTATGCCATGGGTTATATGCCTCCGATTGCGTCGAACCCTTATGGTGGCCGTTTTGCCTCTTGGAACAGCGGGGTTTCTACTATCTCAGAACCTCAAAGTCCGCGCAGCATCAACAGCGGCAGTTTGCCAGCTATGAGCTGCTACACTTCTCCACCTTACCGGCATGAGGATTCCACCATCTCTACTCTAGAACACGAGCACGCATCATATCAGACTCCAGACAATCTAACAGTACCCAATCCTCGCGTGTATGAGGTCCTGCCGGAGAATCACCTCTCTCCCTATAGCGAAGTCCACTCGGACCTCGACACCTGGTCATGCAGCCATTCCGATCGCTATCCTACCCCAGAGCAAGCCTGGGCCTCTCCCATGCAGCCCGAGACCGTGGCCGCCGCACCAAAGTACTCACGGCGGTCCAAGACCCGGTGCTCGTCCACTGACCGCGTCCAAAAGAGCGCGGCACAACGACGACCCAAATCTGCTCCTGGCCGTGGCCGGAAGCGACGCGGAGCAACCAGTACCCCAAATGATGAGAATTGGCCACGAGTGTTTGTGTGCAGCTTTGCTTCGTATGGCTGTGAGAGTACCTTTGCGTCGAAGAACGAGTGGAAGCGACATGTCACCTCTCAGCACCTCCAGCTGGGCTTCTACCGCTGCGACGTGGGAAAGTGCAGCGTGCTCCTCAATCATACCCGATCTGGCTATCTACACTCACCATCTACCTCATCCGCTACTCCTTCGCCCGGCCAGCCCAACGACTTTAACCGCAAGGATCTTTTCACACAGCATCAGCGCCGCATGCACGCGCCCTGGCTACAGTCGGGGCAACGGCGAACCCCTGGTGATGCAGAGCATGCTGCCTTCGAAAACAGTCTGGAGCAAGTCCGCCAGCGCTGTTGGCTAACATTACGACAGCCACCCGCCGTCAGCCACTGCGGCTTCTGCGGCCAGAGCTTTTCTGGTGAGGGTAGCTGGGATGCTCGCATGGAGCATGTTGGGCGGCACTTTGAGCGCGAGAATCCCGAGCAGCGTGGCAACGAGGGCGAGGACCAGTTCGTGAGAGATTGGGGTCTCCGTGAGGGTATTCTGTCGCTGGCGGATGGTCAAATTCGGCTGGCCTCGCTCGTACGATCTGATTAG